DNA from Musa acuminata AAA Group cultivar baxijiao chromosome BXJ1-5, Cavendish_Baxijiao_AAA, whole genome shotgun sequence:
CACCCAGGTCCTCCCTCGTGCCTGTCCTTCTACCTTCTCGTAGTTTTTGCTGTCTTTTAGATATCTTTTTTGCTGTCTTTTAGATATCTTTGCTTATATATACAGATTATACTTTGATGTCCAACTAGTGGTGTTTAAAGTTGTTTCTTGACCTCATAGAATCATCAGGGCACCACTAAAAATGTCATAAAACTATTATCACAATTGCTGTAATTATTTTAATGGCCTTTGGACCTGGATACTTTTTCCTTGACCTTATTCACAAAAGAAAACTAGAGAGGATTAATGTCGATTGTTCTAAGTATGAAGTTTTAGCCTAAAAAGTAAAGGCTTTACATGATAATTCAAGTAGATTGAGATGAATTGCCAACTGAGTAGATCAAATTAAATTATCAATTAATTATCCAAGCATGTGTTTTTGGGGAATATATGACACAATGCCATATCTTTCATCAAATGTTACCAAAGAAATGTTTTGAAGTTTTTTTAGTTTAACAAATAGTGCATTCAAAGTAATATGGATCAAATGCGTAATTGTAATGTTCCTCTCCTTAAGGTTTCTTTGAAGTGCTGAATGAAGCATTAGCAAGGTCCTGTCTGTCAACAACAGCACAATTTAAAGAGCAAGTTCATGCTttctatagtatatatatatatatatatatatattctagaaCCTGTAATTTAATGTGGAGCAATTTGAAATTTGGTTTTTCATATATCCATTAGTTTGTGTCATGGATACCTTGTTTTACTCCAGTTATGTCTAATTAAAATAGAAGCATGCTAATAATCCGCAGATCTGATTTACATTCAATGTTGTATATCAATCTTTTTTGTTAGATACCGTGGCAGAAGGGACCGAAGCAGGAGCATGTCACGCAGCCCTGTCGGGTATCGCAGCCGTCGTAGGGATCGTACTCAGAGCCCAAGACGAAGCCGTAGTCCATTGGATGACCAGAAGCCAGTGCTAGGCAATAGGATACAATCTCGTCTTGGTCCTCAAGGAGGTGGCTACCGCTCCGTCAGTGGACGGTCAAGGTCAAGATCTCCACATCCATCAGCATTTAAATCTGATGCAGGGCCACAGGACATGGAAGATAAGGGAGGGTCTCAAAGCAGCTCCAGATCTAGCAGCCCTGCGCCAAACAATGGATTGGTGGCATATGGAGATGGGAGTCCTGATAGGTAGCGCCTGCAAATGGCGCTGATGGCTTGGCTTAAAAGTATGTCTCACCTTTGCAGCATATGAGtctcctggtatttctcattactTTATAATGGTGGTTTGGGGGAACCCATCAAACTCTCCAGAAACCATGTTCTTGCTTAAGGCTCTTCCGTGTTTAAAGTCATCTTGGTGTTGCTAACGAGATATTGAGGTCTGAACGTTAACGTGAGTTTGAGTTTTATGTTATTGCTCAACGGAATCTTCGGCCACTACCCTCTTCCTTTGGAACTTGTATAGTGAGTTGATAGCTGTGCAAGATGCGAATGCATTAAGCTGAGACAAATCATTTAGATGCTCAGAATTGTAGTATGGGACTGGTGATCCTACTTCACGGGGTGATGACACGTGAGTTGCCAAAGCAGGTTGCCTTGTCAAACATGTTTCTCCAATGATAATCCTAAAATAAGAATCGACGTGCTTCATTGACAGCATGATAATCAATAATCAGAGCTATTAGGCTGACATGAACGATTGTAGCAGGAGCAAGGTTTTGTCATAGTGAtggataattttaacattttggtTATGTTTTTCATAGTGATGGATAATTGTAGCAGAGTAagattatatattatctcatgtAGTTAGTTAGATCTCTTCAGCGTTTCGATCCTTAAAACCTAAAGAAATTACATTACAattcttatagttatgaaagtgaaacatctaattttatttaccataatattatcaatttttaccataatattGTCAATTTTGATGTAGTTGCCATCATAACATTATCAGTTTTGACGTAGTTGCCAAGCACTGTTGACACGAATGCAGAGTGGCTCCACCCTCGTATCGTTATTATGGTCAATGCAGATACAGAGTGACGTCGTTTTACATTTGCGTCGATGCCGATGCAAATGTAAAGTAACCCTTTCGTCGCTCTGCATCTACATTGATGCGAACGTAGTTACCGAACGACGTCGACACAAATGTAAAATATCGACATTTGCATTGTCCTCGTCCGCAACAACCACTCGCAAACTCCAACGACGCCATCGTTTGTCACTACCGAAATGTTAAAATTTCCTTGTTGTTTGCTAATCGTTTTCGCGCTTATGTCGATACACCGACGAACGTTAGAATAAATGAAgtaaaatatttcactttcataattataaaaatttaaatataaattttttatatctaaaaCACTAAAGAGACATAACTACaatgaataatttataattaactcgAGCAGGTGCAACATGCCCAATCTACTATGTTTTCTAAAGGAGAGCATCCTAAATGAAGAGAGCATAACTTTAGATAATTAAATTAGTTTTCAGAATTAGATGAGAATCATTATTTTATGAAACATTTCGATGGTGAAGGCAGAGTGGAATCCCAATTTAGTTTATATATCAGATGTGAGAATGATGTTTCTGTACGATCATAACTAGAAGTTGATGTATAATGTCAATTTAGTTCTGTATCAGAGTAATGCCACAGTAATTAATGATCAGTTCATAAGATTAGATGTTTATGTACTATCATTATCATCAACTTTGAAGTTGCTCAAAGTCCTAGGCCTTCTTCGGACCAACAACCTGTTCACATGTGATGGCAAATGGATTCACACGTCCTCAGCCTTCAGAACAAGCTGCAGGGAAGCAAAAGCTGAGCCTCGAAGGCTACGATATGGAGCTAAAGTTTCAATCATAAGATATATGGCCCATGTTTTTGAGCTTTAAATCTAATCCAATGCCTCTCCTAGCGAGAATCTTCTGGGGGAACCTTACACTGTTTAATTAAGTACCAATCTCCTACTAATACTTCATTTCGAAATCAAGTGGGGGTAATGGGTAGAAACAGTCGTCAGGCAGAGTCCAGCTACACTAGCAGGTAACAAATTAGCAATGTGCAGAGAGAAGAAACAGAATAGGAACATAAACAATCCTTGCATTCAACAAAACATTTGTTCGTTTATCTAAGCAAGCACGGTTCTGAAATGACAACATAAACATGTCCATGCAAGGTTCTTACTCAATGCCTGAACCAAATTGGTTAAAAGAATTCCCTCTTACCACTCATTGATCGATCACTGTGTCACGCCAAGCCACTTGGAGAAGTTGTCGAACTCAGCATAGTCACTGTCGGAGATCATAGTCTTGTACCACGCCCGACCAGCAGCCTTGATCGCAGCAGCTTCCTcctggaacaaattttttttaaaaaaaaatcacattagTGCGTTGCAAAGGACACAGGTTCTCTGAATAAGATAACATTTCTTCGATACTCTTCATCTCAGAAAGGGTTGGGCCACAAGCAACTCTCTTCTATTGAACCTTCTCCTGTTCGAGTAGAGATATATTCCTTGACAAAGGCATCCTTGGATGCCTCAACATtagaaacagagaagatattgttTAAAGATCACCCAATCGAGTATGCCACTCTGGTTTAGCACTGGTCCTACACGGTAGGATTTATTAATGACATCTAAGACAACAATATCTTAACCAAACCTTTGTCAAGTAGAAACACTACTTTCCATCCACTCCTCTCCGTTTTGTCAAGTAGACACCGTACATAATGCTTCTACGCCATCGTTGAAAATTTAGCGTGCTTTAAACTTTCAACCTTACAACTAACAACTTAATGTATAGTTTATTAGACTTCAACTACGAACAGGAAGCTAACATCTTAACCCTACATGTTAGGGTTTTGCACCATCAAGCACAAGACTATCCTAGGCCATGCTGATGACAGGATAAACTATGTAAAATAAACTAGATACACTAAATACTTGCATTTAATTGCTAGTAACAATAAGTTGCCAGTAAGCTTAGAATAAACGAAAATATAACTTCCCATACAATGTTCCACCCCTCAAGTGGCTATATTTGTCTTGGAATAGTAAATACATGTGGGCTTGGTGACAACAGGTCATGCTTTAATAAAGGGTAATAGTATTTGCACATCTTACCATGTTATGCAATTTTAACTTTTAAGTAACGAAAATTGTACAAACAATACATGATTTGACATGACAAACAATAATTACAATCAAGGAACTATTCCACAGAAATTAACCACAGCTTGAAAAAACAAACGTATTTAGAGTTTCAAACATTATATGTGCCACACGAATTCTAATCCAGACCATAAATTTCATCTTAAACACTGATGTCAAATAGTAGTTTAATTGTCAAAACTAATGATGAGAAGCTTGCTACTGTTTTAGATCATACCAAATGCAAGGTCCTAGCAGATGGACAGcatgaaaggaaaaaaaacacaGAAATGATCTTTTCAAAAAGTATTGAGCAACAATTATCAACAAATGAAGCAAAAATCTGAtactatattaaataataataagtaagtaCTGCTAAATAGATTGATTAGCACATATAGAATAAACAAGAACACTACAATGACAGCAAAATGCAGTACCTTGGGGAGCTGGGTCCTCTTCTCGTCGAGCTTCTCCTTCTTGGCCTTGACCCGCTGGGCCTCAGCGAGCAGAGCCATCCTCCTGGCGGTCTTGGCATAGGGGTTCAGCTTCAAAAGGGTGTAGAGATTCTTCAGCGGGTTCTTCTTCAGAGTGTGCCTCTTCACCTCCTTCTTGATCGGTCGCACCACCGACTGCACCTCATCAGAGTTTATAATCCTCGAGAGATCAGCATTCAGCATCTTGGACCTCGGCAGCACGTACCCCTTCTTCTTCTCAGATGGCTTGTCGAAGGTACCGAACACAGAGTCCAGCTTCTCAAAGGCGGATTTGGTCCAGATGATGAACCTGCCGATGTGGCCTCCCGGTGCCAACTTCAGAAGATTGAGGCGCTCCACATTGGCCACATCGACGCCAGGAATGTTACGGAAAGCCTTAACGATCTTGGAGCCCTCAGTGCCGTAGACGATCAAGGGACCCTTGCGCGAGATATAGCGACGGTTTCTCATCTTTCCCGTCCCGGGGCGAATGCCCTGGCTGTCCTTGGCCTTCTCAGCATCGGGGAGGGCACCGATCTGCTTGAGGATCTTGATGGCGGAGGCAGTCTTCTCCACGCCCTCGACGGAGTCGGAGACCACGAGGGGGAGCTCGGGAACGGACTCGATGCGGTGACCACGGGCGAGAACGAGGGAAGGGACGGCAGACGCGGCGAGGGCGGAGGCGACGGCGAAGCGGCGCATGTTGATGTTGACGCGGCGGTGCCAGCGGCGCCAGGTCTTGGTGGGGGCGAACATGCGCCCGCCACGGCACATGTTGCCGAAGGCACCCTGGCCGGCGCGGTGGGTGCCTCCACCGGGGACGCGGGGGATTCGGGAGACGGCGCGGCCGGTGCCCCAGGACTCGGCGGATGTCTGGTGGCCGGCGCGCTTGGAGACGGCGTAGGGCTGGCGGCTGTTCTTGGACAGGTTCGCATGAACGAAGCGGACGACGTCAGGGCGGATCGGGGCCTTGAGGACGTCTGGGAGGGGGACGGCGGATGGCGCGTCGGTAGCCATGTCGCCCTCGAGGGCCTGCACGGTGACGAGGGGGCGGACAGCGGCCGATGCCATTGGACGAGGAAGGTGGCGGCCGGCGCTCGGGTTGCGCGAGGCCCGCGTTAGGGTTTCAAGATCGATGGAAGAAAGCCAAGGTGTCGTTGGGATTACAGCTGTTATATATGGAGCGACGTGGGGAGTAGGGTTTTGATCGTGACCGTCTGTTTGGCTTTGATCGGTCACTGATGCCATCAGGGAAGCTGCTATTTGGATGAATAGCATTTACCGGTATTCTGGCGTGATTTGTACGAGTTGTTGGGTATATAAATTATTAGCATTTACCGGTTATATTGTATATAATGATTTTTAATGTCATGTATATAATGATTTTACCTACTTAAAAGTACATTGTGAATATGTGTCGCATAATGCAcaagtaattttcttttattgattGCAAGGAATTAATTTACTTACCCTAAAGCAGAGTAGAAAGAATCTGAGATCACTTTGATGCAAATCAGACTTATTATATGAATTTTTCTTTCGTTCTTCATTTTGAGATCACTCGAATTATTTCTTTAGTTTTTACTtggttttattatttatttactgaTTATACATCCAATCTATTTGTGCTCATTTTGTAAAGAAATAATAAGAATGTTCAAAACAACTTTATGTCTTTATTCAGTTTTTGAATCCAATCaactaaaatatttatttgagTTGAGATTTATGATATAACAATATCAATCAAATATTCTATTTCAGTTAACCTTAGACATATAACAGTCACATTTGAGGTTCTTTATCATGCAAAGTAATTCTAGTCGATCATATTTATTTCACTTCTACAAAGAAAATTAGAAAATAAGATCCAAATCACATTTGGTTTATTCAACACATTTATCAGTTTACTAACTTACTGATGTTCTTATTACATTGCTTTTGCAAAAAAAATTAACCTCTCTTCAAATATCATTTTATgagttaaataaataaattaacgaAAGACGAATTTAGAGTTAAATAAATCATCTAAGCTAATTGATGCTAGATagaaaaaattttataattaattttaatccATCAAGTGATCACctgtataaaagaaaaaaaaaggtcaaaTCAACCTTTGCTAATCAATAATACGAGGGTGGTTATAATACGTGGATCTCTAAGATCATTTGGTATAATTCTATTGACTCTTGTGAATTATTATGCATGAGAGATTATTCGGACCTGTCCCCTCTATCGATCTTCATGGATAATAGTTTATGAGAGATCATTCGAGCCTGTTACCCCTGTCGATAAGGCACCAAAGGAGGGGTGTTCAGTTTATTACAAAAGATTTCCTCAATCGATCAGGTATAAAAGTCAGATATCGCTCCCGAAACCTTCCATATTCTATACAACATTGAAAACTAATTTAAATGTCAAAAAGATCAAACCGGGAAACTCTTCTCGCCACTAACCTTTGTTAAAAAAACATATGAAAGAGTTGGATCCACCGTGGTCTAATCCTGAGATTACTTTAGATACTCAGAAGCCATCCGAAGACCCCCTTCGAGTCACCTTTGTATCGTATCAATCATCTCGTTTGATCGTTTAGAGAGTTTCTCGAACTAGATTGGTCGACTcatcgaaaaaaaatattttctcctcAACAATTATAAAACATAATTTACCTTCTATAATTCAATTTGTCCATCCACTCTGATGGCAGAGAGCTATGCATAGTGAACATGTTATCAATGTGATTTCCAAGTTCCCAGTAGGGTTGGGTTGACCAAGTCAACCTTGATTGGCATCTAATGCACAGAATTATTAGCTGTAACGACGAAGTCCTTTGCACAGTAATTTCTGTGAGGGCGACATGAAACTGCCCTAAAATGAATGCAGCGGGTGCATCTACAACCGTTCATCGTAAGAATCTCCAATCTCGAAGCGCAGATCGCCGTTGGATGAAGTCCAAGTTTCAACAGGTGGAAGGTTAATTTGGAATTAGAACGGTTCAAATCTCGATGcttctctctctccatctctctaCCTCGATCTCTCGATCTCCGGAGGCGTCATCACATCCCTCTCTCTCGGAAGAAACCCCAACCCAAACTTTTCCCTATCCTTCGATCGCAGACTCGCTTAGCGACCTACAGACTGAGGGGGGAAAGCGGTGCCTCCGCCGTAGCCGGTGGATATATTTCCTCTTGGAGCTTTTCGTGGAGGCAGCTCTACTGATCTGGGAGCTCGGTGGGATTCGCTGGATGCGATCCGGGATCGGCAGGTTGAACGAACGAGATGGAGGCGTCCCTGCAGGTCTTGGCGTTTTGGGTGGTGATCTTGGTTTGGTCCTTcgcatcctcttcttcttctggcCCGGAGGATTTCCGCCGAGCGTAAGTGTGATCTGTTTTTCATGGTTTTTCGTTTTGCGAAATCGTTAGGGTAGTGTGCGCGAATCGATGGAAAGAATGGTTTTGATGCGGCATGATGAGATCTTTTAGCTGGTTTCTGACTGTGCCTGTCGATTATAGCAAATGCCATCATAATTACAAGGGCATTATGTAGAGTGGGATGATGACTCCGAACTTTCGATCTTATTGCTGATCAGTGACGACATTGGTCGAACTACCTTGATGATTAGGTCCTTTGTATATCCTATGCAACTCGGGGAATAAATCCTAATAGTCCATTTTACTGCACCAAGGAAGATTATACTGCTCAACATTTAACCTTTCCTTTTGGTTGACTTAGTAGGGAACCGACCAACGGTTCTTTTATCTTTGGTCTTAGCTTGATACCTGTTTTGCAGGTTTCCTATTGTGGAGCCAGATTCAGAACATACTAAACTGCGTCTTGCAAGAGAGGGTTTGGAGGCAATTCAAAGAATTACTACCCCTATTGCTGCTGTCGCAGTAAGCACTAAGTTTATCTCTCGAGTCCGTTGCAAATTATAAGATGTTTGAGATTTATAGATTTGGTCTCACACAATTTACAGTGTGCGAGGATGGGGTCATGCAAGTTTTAGTTCTGCTTATTGCATCGTTACATTCTTTTTTCACTCAAATTCACATACACAAGTTCATTCTTTTTGATTTTGTGATTTATGATTATGGCTGCGATAGGAAGGGGCCATGATGAGAACAGTATTTTATACATTTCAACTATCTGAGCATTTTGGGGCTCTATCACGAGTATATTCTTGGGTATTTTTAATGCTTATTTcttcttattatatatatttaatcaaTTAACTTATTATCTTTGGATGATTTTAGAAATAATTGCTATATAGAGATAACGTAttgtcatatttttttattaatttcccTACATTttagttatatttttattttaaaataatatttttgccaATTCCAACACTACCAATGTGGTCTTGCTGGTCCCACCAATTCCGTTGATTCATCTCCAGCTTATCTCGATCTTGATTCAAATTTTGCAACTATGATTTCTTCTCTCAGAAGTTCTTTTACTACCTATCATGTTGGAGTCTTCTTCAGTAAGTTCATATGATCCCTCTCCTTGAATCtattccagtgatttaaaaagcgctaggcgccaaatgacgctaaggtccaaaaacacctgaggtgctaggtgctcgcccgagcgaagcgaggcggtaagatataaaaatatataatataattaataaatataattatttaaaattttaaataaaaatatgctattaaattaagaaaatctaaaatataaaatcaaaaaaatatattattaatataataaatacaaatgctattattagtatactgttaacaatatacaaaaggagaagaagaaagaggagtgtaagggggtgctgactgagaaaagaggtagcggcagcgggagcaggagcggcgagcagcgggagcgggggtggcaacgagcagggttagggttgggcaacgacagctgatatcggtgctttagttggttcgattgaaccaactaaagcatcggagaccgaaccagacctaaaacgctggttcggtcgcctggtttaacccaggcgctcgcccgaagcgcccagcgcctgggcttgggcgagcgcccaggcgacgcctctttgaagcgtgccgcctggaagtgaagcgaggtgctcgggcctcgcctcgcctcgcctcgcccgagcacctttttaaatcactgaactATTTTGCATCATTCTTGCTCATCACCAAATAATATCCTTGAATGGATATGGCTTCACACTTTTTAAGTCATTATGAAAATTTAGTTCTGTAGTAATATTGCCCAATATAATTGTCAATTAGCATCATTTTAATCAGTCCCTTATTATAATCtctctttattttttaataaccATGATTTCTATCTCAGGTTATTGGTCCATATCGCTCAGGCAAATCCTTTCTTCTCAACCAACTTCTCTCCCTTTCTTGTGATGAAGGTGCATTTCTTATTGTTCTTGCTTTAATTTGACAAATTACTTAACGTTAACATTTTTATTGAATATAAATGAATTGTTATGTGCAGGTTTCGGGGTTGGACATATGCGTGATACCAAAACCAAAGGTCAATATACACTGATTTATTCAATATTTACCTTTCCAGTAATTACCAAGCCATATCTTATAATCTTGCATTAGTCAACATTAGTAATTTATTCTTAATATTTCTCTTGTTTGTTGCAAGATCTTGTATTTAGTAAGCAAGCGTCTTTTGATACAGGCATTTGGGTTTGGGGAACACCAGTGGAATTGGATATTGATGGAACAAAAGTATCTGTATTGTACC
Protein-coding regions in this window:
- the LOC103983798 gene encoding large ribosomal subunit protein uL4, yielding MASAAVRPLVTVQALEGDMATDAPSAVPLPDVLKAPIRPDVVRFVHANLSKNSRQPYAVSKRAGHQTSAESWGTGRAVSRIPRVPGGGTHRAGQGAFGNMCRGGRMFAPTKTWRRWHRRVNINMRRFAVASALAASAVPSLVLARGHRIESVPELPLVVSDSVEGVEKTASAIKILKQIGALPDAEKAKDSQGIRPGTGKMRNRRYISRKGPLIVYGTEGSKIVKAFRNIPGVDVANVERLNLLKLAPGGHIGRFIIWTKSAFEKLDSVFGTFDKPSEKKKGYVLPRSKMLNADLSRIINSDEVQSVVRPIKKEVKRHTLKKNPLKNLYTLLKLNPYAKTARRMALLAEAQRVKAKKEKLDEKRTQLPKEEAAAIKAAGRAWYKTMISDSDYAEFDNFSKWLGVTQ